One Pseudomonas abieticivorans genomic region harbors:
- a CDS encoding acid phosphatase: MSDEKDKDTQLPSDTSRRRFLAGAAALGVGAATLSACGGSEADSPAKEHPLTPAELDKKLREQVKTIVVIYAENRSFNNLFANFPGVEKPLSALKPADCQQRDRDGSLLQTLPPAWGGVLQVGPQTVDGVTYANGVQFQENLPNAPFALKGPNQEDLPLNLVTRDLWHVFYQNQMQINGGKNDQFVAWADSGGFTMGYYAQSQYALRLWDVAREFVLCDNFFQGAFGGSFLNHQYLVSAAVPFYPNATTSVAKDQIATLQSDDPAGTRLKPLDKSPASAMTGPPQFGPSALTPDGFAVNTMAPPYWPTWIRDPQRPDYAKPDLPSVLVPQTHEHIGDKLNKKNIEWAWYGGAWQATLDQFKDSGGIPKIPNFQYHHQPFNYFQRQGPENPAERSKRLRDGGLGDEANTNKFVADAQAGKLPAVSFYKPQGNLNLHAGYADVAAGDRHITRILKELRNSPQWQNMVVVVTVDENGGWWDHVAPPQGDRWGPGTRIPALVVSPFARKGTVDHTVYDTASILRLITRVHQLEVLDGLKQRDDAMTARGQKPMGDLTNALKF; this comes from the coding sequence ATGAGCGACGAGAAAGACAAGGACACCCAACTCCCGTCAGACACCAGCCGCCGCCGTTTCCTCGCCGGTGCCGCCGCGCTGGGTGTAGGTGCGGCCACGTTGAGCGCCTGCGGTGGCAGCGAGGCCGACAGCCCGGCCAAGGAACACCCGCTGACGCCCGCCGAATTGGACAAGAAGCTGCGCGAGCAGGTGAAAACCATCGTGGTGATCTACGCCGAGAACCGCAGCTTCAACAACCTGTTTGCCAACTTCCCAGGCGTGGAGAAGCCGTTGTCGGCGCTCAAGCCTGCCGACTGCCAGCAGCGTGACCGTGACGGCAGCCTGTTGCAAACCTTGCCACCGGCATGGGGCGGCGTATTGCAGGTGGGGCCGCAGACGGTGGACGGCGTGACCTACGCCAACGGCGTGCAGTTCCAGGAAAACCTGCCCAACGCCCCGTTTGCGCTGAAGGGGCCGAATCAGGAAGACCTGCCGCTGAACCTGGTGACACGCGACCTGTGGCACGTGTTCTATCAGAACCAGATGCAAATCAACGGCGGCAAGAACGACCAGTTCGTCGCCTGGGCCGACTCCGGTGGTTTCACCATGGGTTACTACGCTCAGTCGCAGTATGCGTTGCGCCTGTGGGACGTGGCGCGGGAGTTCGTGCTGTGTGACAACTTCTTCCAGGGCGCCTTCGGCGGCTCGTTCCTCAACCACCAGTATTTGGTCAGCGCTGCGGTGCCGTTTTATCCGAACGCGACCACGTCGGTTGCCAAGGACCAAATCGCCACGCTTCAAAGTGACGACCCGGCCGGCACGCGCCTCAAGCCCCTGGACAAGTCGCCAGCCAGCGCCATGACTGGCCCGCCGCAGTTCGGCCCAAGTGCCCTGACGCCCGACGGCTTTGCGGTGAACACCATGGCGCCGCCTTACTGGCCGACCTGGATTCGCGACCCGCAGCGCCCGGACTATGCCAAGCCCGACCTGCCCAGCGTGCTGGTGCCACAAACCCACGAGCACATCGGCGACAAGCTGAACAAAAAGAACATCGAATGGGCCTGGTACGGTGGCGCCTGGCAGGCCACTTTGGACCAGTTCAAGGACTCGGGCGGCATCCCCAAGATCCCGAACTTCCAGTACCACCACCAGCCGTTCAACTACTTCCAGCGCCAAGGGCCGGAAAACCCGGCAGAGCGTAGCAAACGCCTACGTGACGGCGGCTTGGGCGACGAGGCCAACACCAACAAGTTCGTGGCCGATGCGCAAGCGGGCAAGTTGCCTGCCGTGAGTTTCTACAAGCCCCAGGGCAACCTGAACCTGCACGCAGGCTACGCCGACGTGGCCGCGGGCGACCGGCATATCACGCGCATCCTCAAGGAACTGCGCAACAGCCCGCAGTGGCAGAACATGGTAGTGGTGGTCACGGTGGACGAAAACGGCGGGTGGTGGGACCACGTGGCGCCGCCCCAAGGCGATCGCTGGGGCCCTGGCACGCGCATCCCGGCGCTGGTGGTGTCGCCCTTCGCGCGCAAAGGCACGGTGGACCACACGGTGTACGACACGGCATCGATCCTGCGCCTGATCACCCGGGTGCATCAGCTTGAAGTACTCGACGGCCTCAAGCAGCGAGACGACGCGATGACCGCACGCGGGCAAAAGCCCATGGGTGATCTGACCAACGCGCTGAAATTCTAG
- a CDS encoding TerC family protein: MLWLTDPALWTALLQIIAIDLLLGGDNAVVIALACRNLPHGQRRKAILGGVAGAIALRVVLLFFAMKLLSLPYLKLAGAALLLWIGIKLLIHQDEGHGEIRGEERLWSAIKTIIIADAVMSLDNVLAVAAAGAGNIYLVSFGVLISIPIIVLGSRLVLMAMERFPVVIQLGGALIGWIAGGMAVAEPALASYLPWPDQWEHYVGSVLGAALVLVAGWGWNRRQSRARLAARD, encoded by the coding sequence ATGCTCTGGCTCACTGACCCTGCCCTGTGGACGGCTTTGCTGCAGATCATCGCCATCGACTTGTTGCTGGGCGGCGATAATGCCGTGGTTATCGCCCTGGCCTGCCGCAACCTGCCCCATGGGCAGCGGCGCAAGGCCATCCTGGGCGGGGTGGCCGGCGCTATCGCACTGCGCGTGGTGTTGCTGTTTTTCGCCATGAAGCTGCTGTCTCTGCCCTATTTGAAGCTGGCAGGCGCTGCCCTGTTGCTGTGGATCGGCATCAAGCTGCTGATCCATCAGGACGAAGGGCACGGCGAGATTCGTGGCGAAGAACGCCTGTGGAGCGCGATCAAGACGATCATCATTGCCGATGCGGTGATGTCGCTGGACAACGTGCTGGCGGTGGCAGCAGCGGGGGCGGGGAATATCTACCTGGTGTCGTTTGGCGTGTTGATCAGCATACCGATCATCGTGCTGGGCAGCCGCCTGGTACTGATGGCGATGGAACGCTTCCCGGTAGTGATCCAGCTGGGTGGCGCCTTGATTGGCTGGATTGCCGGCGGCATGGCCGTCGCGGAGCCGGCGTTGGCCAGTTACCTGCCGTGGCCTGATCAGTGGGAGCATTATGTGGGCAGCGTGCTGGGCGCTGCGCTGGTGCTGGTGGCAGGCTGGGGCTGGAATCGGCGCCAGTCGCGGGCCAGGTTGGCGGCCCGCGACTGA
- a CDS encoding 2-hydroxyacid dehydrogenase, translating to MSETVLVLVEAVNEYLPLLEGSGFTLIRAPSKAERAAAIAQHADTITAVLTRGPLGFYAEEMAALPHLRIICVIGAGYEHVDLAAARDRGITVTNGAGANASSVADHAMALLLALVRDIPQADASVRRGEWRKLSRPTLAGKRMGILGLGAVGLAIAQRGALGFNMSVSYHSRRRREGVGYHYCASVLELAAASDYLIIATPGGADTRHAIDKAVLDALGPEGFIVNIARASVINTADLLTALQHHHIAGAALDVFDDEPEVPDELRALNNVVLTPHVAGLSPEASEGTVSLVNQNLLAFFAGQPVLTPVPYTP from the coding sequence ATGAGCGAAACCGTGTTGGTCCTGGTCGAAGCGGTGAACGAATACTTACCCCTGCTCGAAGGCAGCGGCTTCACACTGATCCGGGCACCCAGCAAGGCCGAACGCGCCGCTGCCATTGCGCAACATGCCGACACCATCACCGCCGTGCTCACGCGCGGCCCCTTGGGTTTCTACGCCGAGGAAATGGCCGCGCTACCGCATTTGAGGATCATTTGCGTGATTGGCGCGGGCTACGAGCACGTCGACCTGGCGGCGGCACGTGACCGTGGTATTACCGTGACCAACGGCGCCGGTGCCAATGCTTCCTCCGTTGCCGACCACGCCATGGCGCTGCTGCTGGCCCTGGTGCGCGACATCCCCCAGGCAGACGCTTCGGTACGCCGTGGCGAATGGCGCAAGCTCAGCCGCCCTACCCTGGCCGGCAAGCGCATGGGCATCCTCGGGCTGGGCGCGGTGGGCTTGGCCATCGCCCAGCGCGGCGCACTGGGGTTCAACATGTCAGTGAGCTACCACAGCCGGCGCCGGCGCGAGGGTGTCGGCTACCACTATTGCGCCAGCGTGCTGGAGTTGGCCGCTGCCAGCGACTACCTGATCATCGCTACCCCAGGCGGCGCCGATACCCGCCACGCGATTGATAAAGCCGTGCTGGACGCCCTTGGCCCCGAAGGTTTCATCGTCAATATTGCCCGCGCCAGCGTGATCAACACGGCCGATCTGCTGACGGCCCTGCAGCACCATCACATCGCCGGTGCGGCATTGGACGTGTTCGACGACGAGCCTGAGGTGCCTGATGAGCTCAGGGCCCTGAACAATGTGGTGCTCACCCCCCATGTGGCCGGTTTGTCGCCAGAAGCGTCCGAAGGCACCGTCAGCCTGGTCAACCAGAACCTGCTGGCGTTCTTTGCCGGCCAACCGGTGCTGACACCGGTGCCCTACACGCCTTGA
- a CDS encoding D-Ala-D-Ala carboxypeptidase family metallohydrolase: protein MKLIAPLLLIVSLAAHADDRDQAAFAHWSASHGTEAFQQFLQSRKIAPVVPLYQLLRSATDWRRCNAAPFAVPPADHWPAVESTLRLVATLKEHGMLSLFEVVSAYRDAALNRCANGSQHSAHLQAFAVDLEFPEGSADAGHLCEFWKQQGGQWQMGLSRYPSGRVHIDTAGYRTWGEDYSAKTSYCR, encoded by the coding sequence ATGAAACTGATCGCGCCCTTGTTGTTAATCGTGTCCCTGGCGGCCCATGCCGACGATCGCGACCAGGCGGCGTTCGCCCATTGGTCCGCGAGCCATGGCACAGAAGCGTTCCAGCAGTTTTTGCAAAGCCGCAAAATAGCCCCGGTGGTGCCGCTCTATCAACTGCTGCGTTCAGCCACCGATTGGCGGCGGTGCAACGCCGCGCCGTTTGCCGTGCCGCCGGCCGATCACTGGCCGGCCGTTGAAAGCACCCTCAGGTTGGTGGCAACGCTCAAGGAACATGGCATGTTGAGCCTCTTCGAAGTGGTTTCGGCCTACCGCGATGCGGCCTTGAACCGTTGCGCCAATGGCTCTCAACACAGCGCACACCTGCAGGCCTTTGCCGTCGACCTGGAGTTCCCCGAAGGGAGCGCGGATGCAGGGCACTTGTGCGAATTCTGGAAGCAGCAGGGCGGCCAGTGGCAAATGGGGCTTAGCCGCTACCCTTCCGGCCGGGTGCATATCGACACTGCGGGCTACCGGACCTGGGGCGAGGACTACAGTGCAAAGACCTCCTACTGCCGCTGA
- the can gene encoding carbonate dehydratase yields the protein MHDLQELIDNNARWAEAIKEQDPEFFAKLARQQTPEFLWIGCSDARVPANEIVGMLPGDLFVHRNVANVVLHTDLNCLSVIQYAVDVLKVKHILVTGHYGCGGVRASMQDRQLGLIDGWLRSIRDLYYENRLVLAELPTEEERVDRLCELNVIQQVANVAHTSIVQNAWHRGQELSIHGCIYGIKDGRWKSLNTTISGFEQLPPQYRLRAL from the coding sequence ATGCACGATCTACAGGAACTGATTGATAACAACGCCCGCTGGGCTGAAGCGATCAAGGAACAGGACCCAGAGTTCTTCGCCAAGCTGGCCCGCCAGCAAACTCCAGAGTTTCTCTGGATCGGGTGCTCCGATGCCCGCGTACCGGCCAACGAAATCGTCGGCATGCTGCCAGGCGACCTGTTCGTACACCGCAACGTGGCCAACGTGGTGCTGCACACTGACCTCAATTGCTTGTCGGTGATCCAGTACGCGGTGGACGTGCTCAAGGTCAAGCACATCCTGGTCACCGGCCACTACGGCTGTGGCGGCGTGCGCGCCTCGATGCAGGATCGCCAGTTGGGCCTGATCGACGGCTGGCTGCGCTCGATTCGTGACCTGTACTACGAAAACCGCCTGGTGCTGGCCGAGCTGCCGACAGAGGAAGAGCGTGTCGACCGCCTGTGCGAACTGAACGTGATTCAGCAGGTGGCCAACGTTGCCCATACCAGCATCGTCCAAAACGCCTGGCACCGCGGGCAGGAGCTGTCGATTCATGGCTGCATCTACGGCATCAAGGATGGCCGCTGGAAGAGCCTGAACACCACCATCAGCGGTTTCGAGCAATTGCCACCGCAGTACCGTTTGCGTGCGCTGTAA
- a CDS encoding serine kinase/phosphatase, whose product MTEPHRPMHAPQPAPIDDNEDRMGSMQELHLDEEEPTAKIGDEMPEDELSEEVPPQRVREAGMTGASMDDHEPTDDDMSPETLIDEDGARSAHEPGSGRAADWDLSVVDEDDIGGGDGLDEAELARVDPLDKKR is encoded by the coding sequence ATGACTGAGCCACATCGCCCGATGCACGCGCCACAACCGGCGCCCATCGATGACAACGAAGACCGCATGGGCTCTATGCAAGAGCTGCATTTGGATGAAGAAGAACCCACGGCAAAAATCGGCGACGAAATGCCGGAAGACGAACTGAGTGAAGAAGTCCCCCCGCAGCGTGTGCGGGAAGCAGGCATGACCGGTGCCTCGATGGACGATCACGAGCCCACCGACGATGACATGAGCCCGGAAACCCTGATCGATGAAGACGGCGCGCGATCAGCCCACGAACCGGGCAGCGGCCGGGCAGCGGATTGGGACTTGAGCGTGGTCGATGAGGACGACATCGGGGGTGGTGACGGCTTGGACGAGGCCGAATTGGCGCGCGTCGACCCCTTGGACAAGAAACGCTAA
- the rimI gene encoding ribosomal protein S18-alanine N-acetyltransferase, producing MSDAVSFRRMTEADLDAVLKIEYAAYSHPWTRGIFLDGLKSYEIWLMYDGQQQVGHGVINVIIDEAHLLNITVKPENQGRGLGLQLLEHLMSRAYAINGRECFLEVRSSNQSAYRLYERFGFNEIGRRRDYYPAVGGREDALVMACTLFE from the coding sequence ATGAGTGACGCCGTAAGCTTTCGCCGCATGACCGAGGCTGACCTCGACGCCGTACTGAAGATCGAATACGCCGCCTACAGCCACCCCTGGACGCGCGGCATCTTCCTGGATGGGCTCAAGTCTTACGAAATCTGGCTGATGTACGATGGCCAGCAGCAGGTCGGCCACGGGGTGATCAATGTGATCATCGACGAAGCGCACTTGCTCAACATTACGGTGAAGCCCGAGAACCAAGGTCGCGGCCTGGGGCTCCAGCTGTTGGAACACCTGATGTCCCGTGCCTACGCAATCAACGGGCGCGAATGTTTCCTGGAGGTGCGTTCCAGTAATCAATCGGCGTACCGGCTGTATGAGCGGTTCGGTTTCAATGAAATCGGCCGACGCCGCGATTACTACCCGGCGGTGGGCGGTCGCGAAGATGCACTGGTCATGGCCTGCACGTTATTTGAGTAA
- a CDS encoding energy transducer TonB: MLNESSRRAYLSAMQVVQWLPRTELPFAAPSRPELLAPPVIAQPVVAPQADIRPAVAKPAPKAPGERPKIEIPRPSASGKAASKPVEEADAAPVVAKPVQVPPPRFALQLLRAGACLILAELPTGEPFQSRDPSYLLLKDMLRAAGLPDAPQIIGEPVRWPLLVRGQLDQGPEAARDFVQGFVLAQLEAAPCDCLWLVGLPAVRFASEANAESYNLELQVEGLGSAWALPGLELLIDEPQRKADVWKAMRLLMTRWKTN, encoded by the coding sequence TTGCTAAACGAGTCCAGCCGCCGCGCGTACCTGTCCGCCATGCAAGTGGTGCAATGGCTGCCGCGTACCGAATTGCCGTTCGCCGCGCCCTCGCGCCCGGAACTGCTGGCACCGCCGGTTATTGCGCAACCGGTCGTCGCCCCGCAGGCCGATATTCGGCCTGCGGTTGCCAAGCCTGCGCCAAAAGCGCCGGGCGAGCGGCCGAAGATCGAAATACCGCGGCCAAGTGCTAGCGGCAAGGCGGCCAGCAAGCCGGTGGAAGAGGCCGACGCTGCGCCCGTGGTCGCAAAGCCTGTGCAGGTGCCGCCGCCGCGCTTCGCCCTGCAGTTGTTGCGTGCCGGGGCCTGCCTGATCCTGGCCGAGCTGCCCACGGGCGAGCCGTTCCAGAGCCGCGATCCGTCTTACTTGTTGCTCAAGGATATGTTGCGTGCCGCCGGCCTGCCCGACGCCCCGCAAATCATCGGCGAGCCGGTGCGCTGGCCATTGTTGGTGCGTGGGCAATTGGACCAGGGCCCGGAAGCGGCCCGGGACTTCGTCCAGGGCTTCGTGCTGGCCCAACTGGAAGCTGCCCCTTGCGATTGCCTGTGGCTGGTGGGGTTGCCGGCGGTACGCTTTGCCAGTGAAGCGAACGCCGAGTCGTACAACCTGGAGCTTCAGGTCGAAGGGCTGGGCTCGGCCTGGGCGCTGCCGGGCTTGGAACTGTTGATAGATGAACCACAACGCAAGGCGGACGTCTGGAAGGCCATGCGCCTTTTGATGACGCGCTGGAAGACCAATTGA
- the mksB gene encoding Mks condensin complex protein MksB: MIEPKRVLRALAEHWALLEPLCERFDQGTLSLGELRLQLLAQQPESTAQDITSLLDVWIRLDILVPVAKSPNRFELNAQIHDFLAYLRREHRLGLCLEIEAYLRHLERLAGHIQDAFDIRDGNDLARQLRLLDMRVRDVLKKLDNDEQALVAVAERAKTSDRQIPLRQRYAEVLATWDEYVEPMIQLVNADGAFEQGVRKVENVLLRMLSEQQRLGHLVDDDMLLRTHARILEMQTSAQLTLRHARELLLPLREEARRHNAVTRGAALALSVIRRKGIEAVPQAAMPMFTRPQSTFLGSASQVEAYVYALARFEAKPAQFPKAHKTHKGEAPRAPRTVKEMLERCEDALPMPDLMVWLLEQEPTGATDELLYWFSRLSRDKRFGRERLERREYHTQEHRVSLRSFALLSSADAAIAAAALEPSASTEHES; encoded by the coding sequence ATGATCGAACCCAAGCGCGTCTTGCGCGCACTCGCCGAACACTGGGCACTGCTGGAGCCGCTGTGCGAGCGCTTCGACCAGGGCACCCTGAGCCTGGGCGAACTGCGCCTGCAATTGCTCGCGCAACAGCCCGAGAGCACTGCACAAGACATCACCAGCCTGCTGGACGTGTGGATCCGCCTGGACATCCTGGTGCCCGTGGCAAAAAGCCCGAACCGTTTCGAGCTCAACGCCCAGATCCATGACTTCCTGGCCTACCTGCGACGCGAACACCGGCTGGGCCTGTGCCTGGAAATCGAAGCCTACCTGCGCCACCTCGAGCGCTTGGCCGGGCATATCCAGGACGCCTTTGACATCCGCGACGGCAACGACTTGGCGCGCCAGTTGCGCCTGCTCGACATGCGCGTGCGCGATGTGCTGAAAAAGCTCGATAACGACGAACAAGCCTTGGTGGCCGTGGCCGAGCGGGCCAAGACCAGCGACCGGCAAATCCCGTTGCGCCAGCGCTATGCCGAGGTACTGGCGACCTGGGACGAATACGTCGAGCCGATGATCCAGCTGGTAAATGCCGACGGTGCCTTCGAACAAGGCGTGCGCAAGGTCGAGAACGTGTTGCTGCGCATGCTCAGCGAGCAACAGCGCCTGGGCCACCTGGTGGACGATGACATGCTGCTGCGTACCCACGCGCGCATCCTCGAAATGCAAACCAGCGCCCAGTTGACCCTGCGCCACGCCCGCGAACTGCTGCTGCCGCTGCGTGAAGAGGCCCGTCGGCACAACGCCGTTACCCGTGGCGCCGCACTGGCCCTGTCGGTGATCCGCCGCAAGGGCATCGAAGCCGTGCCGCAGGCCGCCATGCCAATGTTCACCCGGCCGCAAAGCACCTTCCTGGGCAGCGCGAGCCAGGTCGAGGCCTACGTGTATGCGCTGGCCCGCTTCGAAGCCAAGCCTGCGCAGTTTCCCAAGGCTCACAAGACACACAAGGGCGAGGCCCCGCGCGCGCCGCGCACGGTCAAGGAAATGCTCGAGCGCTGCGAAGACGCGCTGCCCATGCCCGACCTGATGGTCTGGCTGCTGGAGCAAGAGCCCACCGGCGCCACCGACGAACTCCTTTACTGGTTCTCGCGCCTGTCGCGGGACAAGCGTTTTGGGCGCGAGCGTCTGGAGCGTCGCGAATATCACACTCAGGAGCACCGGGTCAGCCTGCGCTCCTTCGCCCTGCTTTCCAGCGCCGATGCAGCCATCGCCGCGGCCGCTCTGGAACCCTCTGCGAGCACCGAACATGAATCTTGA
- the mksE gene encoding Mks condensin complex protein MksE — MNLDLSEMSQLAPIFRELFKGFHISRRDPELYTQLSNLQDQYRGLFRALGFELVCDTRGFYYFVPEQAAAQVNKTAQRLSLFTFILVEHLADQGRDPMAVLDGGSLGRDELPSLLEKYRDLFLQAEVQTQDELEEKILRRMTQLGFAGEENGVYRFLPPMHRFLDVCLSVQQDRDLAASLHSALPLPTPVLLDDEVIVIDDAEESEEDALARAIAEEQELDA; from the coding sequence ATGAATCTTGATCTGTCCGAAATGTCCCAGCTGGCGCCGATCTTCCGCGAGCTGTTCAAGGGTTTCCATATCAGCCGCCGCGACCCGGAGCTGTACACCCAGTTGTCCAATCTGCAAGACCAGTACCGGGGGCTGTTTCGCGCCCTGGGCTTTGAACTGGTGTGCGACACCCGGGGCTTCTACTATTTCGTGCCCGAGCAGGCCGCAGCCCAGGTCAACAAGACCGCGCAGCGCCTGTCGTTGTTCACCTTCATCCTGGTCGAGCACCTGGCCGATCAGGGCCGTGACCCCATGGCCGTGCTCGACGGTGGCAGCCTGGGCCGTGATGAGCTGCCGTCTCTGCTGGAAAAGTATCGCGACCTGTTTCTGCAGGCCGAAGTGCAAACCCAGGACGAGCTGGAAGAGAAGATCCTGCGCCGCATGACCCAACTGGGCTTTGCCGGTGAAGAAAACGGCGTGTATCGCTTCCTGCCACCCATGCATCGTTTCCTCGACGTGTGCCTGTCGGTGCAGCAGGACCGCGACCTGGCGGCCAGCTTGCACAGCGCTTTGCCATTGCCTACGCCTGTGTTGCTGGATGACGAGGTGATCGTTATCGACGACGCCGAAGAATCGGAAGAAGACGCTCTGGCCCGGGCCATTGCCGAAGAACAGGAGCTCGACGCATGA